One part of the Quercus lobata isolate SW786 chromosome 7, ValleyOak3.0 Primary Assembly, whole genome shotgun sequence genome encodes these proteins:
- the LOC115953661 gene encoding agamous-like MADS-box protein AGL18 isoform X2, whose product MGRGKIEIKKIENLNSRQVTFSKRRSGLLKKAKELSVLCDAEVAVIIFSSTGKLYEFSNTSMEHTLSRYSRGLEMDYPQHSSDDLAVEAPDDVNALKNELAKLRVAYLRMLGKDLEDLSLKELQILEDQMSEGILAVKDKKEEVLLEQLKKSKIQEQKALLENEALHKQLDEIRRTCKSPFLEFNPLEKKFLLSGSKAVSTSASEENEHSDTSLHLGLSTEVRRKRKSQKIDHTCNDSGSQVASG is encoded by the exons ATGGGTAGAGGGAAAATTGAGATAAAGAAGATAGAAAATCTGAACAGCCGTCAGGTCACGTTTTCAAAACGGCGAAGTGGGTTGCTCAAGAAGGCCAAAGAACTCTCGGTTTTATGTGATGCTGAGGTTGCAGTCATAATTTTCTCTAGCACAGGGAAACTCTATGAATTTTCCAACACTAG CATGGAACACACCCTGTCAAGATACAGCAGGGGCTTGGAAATGGATTATCCACAACATTCTTCAGATGACCTTGCAGTAGAG GCGCCAGATGATGTGAATGCATTGAAGAATGAATTGGCAAAGCTACGTGTGGCATACTT GCGAATGCTGGGTAAGGACCTGGAGGACTTGAGCTTGAAAGAGCTGCAGATCCTAGAGGATCAGATGAGTGAAGGGATATTAGCTGTGAAGGACAAGAAG GAGGAAGTTCTTTTGGAGCAACTTAAGAAGTCCAAAATACAG GAACAAAAGGCCCTGCTAGAGAATGAGGCTCTACACAAACAG CTTGATGAAATACGGCGAACCTGCAAATCACCTTTCCTCGAATTCAACCCTTTGGAGAAGAAGTTTTTACTCTCAGGTTCAAAAGCTGTTTCTACCTCTGCATCTGAGGAAAATGAACATTCAGACACTTCTTTGCATTTGGG ATTGTCCACAGAAGTTCGTCGCAAGAGAAAATCACAGAAGATTGATCACACATGCAATGACTCAGGGAGTCAAGTGGCCTCGGGGTGA
- the LOC115953661 gene encoding agamous-like MADS-box protein AGL18 isoform X1, whose translation MGRGKIEIKKIENLNSRQVTFSKRRSGLLKKAKELSVLCDAEVAVIIFSSTGKLYEFSNTSMEHTLSRYSRGLEMDYPQHSSDDLAVEQAPDDVNALKNELAKLRVAYLRMLGKDLEDLSLKELQILEDQMSEGILAVKDKKEEVLLEQLKKSKIQEQKALLENEALHKQLDEIRRTCKSPFLEFNPLEKKFLLSGSKAVSTSASEENEHSDTSLHLGLSTEVRRKRKSQKIDHTCNDSGSQVASG comes from the exons ATGGGTAGAGGGAAAATTGAGATAAAGAAGATAGAAAATCTGAACAGCCGTCAGGTCACGTTTTCAAAACGGCGAAGTGGGTTGCTCAAGAAGGCCAAAGAACTCTCGGTTTTATGTGATGCTGAGGTTGCAGTCATAATTTTCTCTAGCACAGGGAAACTCTATGAATTTTCCAACACTAG CATGGAACACACCCTGTCAAGATACAGCAGGGGCTTGGAAATGGATTATCCACAACATTCTTCAGATGACCTTGCAGTAGAG CAGGCGCCAGATGATGTGAATGCATTGAAGAATGAATTGGCAAAGCTACGTGTGGCATACTT GCGAATGCTGGGTAAGGACCTGGAGGACTTGAGCTTGAAAGAGCTGCAGATCCTAGAGGATCAGATGAGTGAAGGGATATTAGCTGTGAAGGACAAGAAG GAGGAAGTTCTTTTGGAGCAACTTAAGAAGTCCAAAATACAG GAACAAAAGGCCCTGCTAGAGAATGAGGCTCTACACAAACAG CTTGATGAAATACGGCGAACCTGCAAATCACCTTTCCTCGAATTCAACCCTTTGGAGAAGAAGTTTTTACTCTCAGGTTCAAAAGCTGTTTCTACCTCTGCATCTGAGGAAAATGAACATTCAGACACTTCTTTGCATTTGGG ATTGTCCACAGAAGTTCGTCGCAAGAGAAAATCACAGAAGATTGATCACACATGCAATGACTCAGGGAGTCAAGTGGCCTCGGGGTGA